From the Streptococcus oralis ATCC 35037 genome, one window contains:
- a CDS encoding ABC transporter ATP-binding protein encodes MTAIVELKNATKVITNGFDEEKIILNDVSLEIFEHDFITILGGNGAGKSTLFNTIAGTLPLTSGSIRIMGEDVTHFSPEKRAKYLSRVFQDPKMGTAPRMTVAENLLIAKFRGEKRGLLPRSLSSHREEFQATIEKVGNGLEKHLDTPIEFLSGGQRQALSLLMATLKRPELLLLDEHTAALDPKTSVALMELTDDFVSKDHLTALMITHHMEDALKYGNRLIVMKEGRIIQDLNKEEKAQMKISDYYQLFE; translated from the coding sequence ATGACAGCAATTGTAGAATTAAAAAATGCCACCAAAGTCATCACGAATGGCTTTGACGAGGAAAAAATCATTCTGAATGATGTTTCTCTTGAAATTTTCGAACATGATTTTATTACCATCTTAGGGGGAAATGGAGCTGGGAAGTCAACGCTTTTTAACACTATTGCAGGTACCTTGCCTTTAACAAGTGGAAGTATCCGTATCATGGGCGAGGACGTGACGCATTTTTCACCTGAAAAGCGGGCTAAGTACTTGTCTCGTGTCTTTCAGGATCCTAAGATGGGGACGGCTCCTCGTATGACGGTGGCGGAAAATCTCTTGATTGCCAAGTTTCGTGGTGAGAAGAGAGGACTCCTGCCTAGAAGCCTATCAAGTCATCGGGAAGAGTTTCAGGCTACCATTGAAAAAGTGGGAAATGGGCTTGAAAAGCATCTAGATACTCCGATTGAGTTTCTATCAGGTGGTCAACGCCAGGCCTTGAGTCTCTTGATGGCAACCTTGAAGCGACCAGAGTTGCTCTTGTTGGATGAACACACAGCAGCTCTCGACCCAAAGACCAGTGTTGCCTTGATGGAGTTAACAGATGACTTTGTCAGCAAGGATCATCTAACAGCCTTGATGATTACCCACCATATGGAGGATGCGTTGAAGTATGGAAATCGTCTGATTGTCATGAAGGAAGGTCGTATCATCCAAGACCTCAATAAAGAAGAAAAAGCTCAGATGAAAATTTCAGACTACTATCAATTATTTGAATAG
- a CDS encoding glycosyltransferase family 4 protein translates to MRIGLFTDTYFPQVSGVATSIRTLKTELEKQGHAVFIFTTTDKDVNRYEDWQIIRIPSVPFFAFKDRRFAYRGFTKALEIAKQYQLDIIHTQTEFSLGLLGIWIARELKIPVIHTYHTQYEDYVHYIAKGMLIRPSMVKYLVRGFLHDVDGVVCPSEIVRDLLAKYKVKVEKRVIPTGIELAKFERPEIKEENLQELRSKLGIQEGEKMLLSLSRISYEKNIQAVLAAFAEVLKEEDKVKLVVAGDGPYLDSLKEQAEKLNIQKHVIFTGMIAPSETALYYKAADFFISASTSETQGLTYLESLASGTPVIAHGNPYLENLINDKMFGTLYYGERELAGAILEALIATPDMSEQKLADKLYEISAENFGKRVHEFYLDAIISNNFEHELHDGQPVTQRFLKTILYLPQQAVTSPVKESKRILRASRKQLSSIRDYWRDEFK, encoded by the coding sequence ATGCGAATTGGTTTATTTACAGATACCTATTTCCCTCAGGTTTCCGGGGTCGCGACTAGTATTCGGACTTTGAAAACTGAGCTTGAAAAGCAGGGGCATGCAGTTTTTATCTTTACAACGACTGATAAAGACGTAAACCGATACGAGGATTGGCAAATTATTCGCATTCCGAGTGTCCCTTTCTTTGCGTTTAAGGATCGACGATTTGCCTACCGAGGTTTTACAAAGGCGCTTGAAATTGCCAAACAGTATCAACTCGATATCATTCATACCCAGACAGAATTTTCTCTTGGTTTGTTAGGAATTTGGATTGCGAGAGAATTGAAAATTCCAGTTATTCATACCTACCATACCCAGTATGAAGACTATGTGCATTACATTGCTAAGGGCATGCTAATTCGTCCGAGTATGGTAAAATATTTGGTACGAGGCTTCCTTCATGATGTAGATGGTGTGGTTTGCCCTAGTGAGATTGTTCGTGACCTTTTAGCGAAATACAAAGTCAAGGTTGAAAAGCGTGTCATCCCAACTGGAATTGAGCTGGCTAAGTTTGAACGACCTGAGATCAAAGAGGAAAACTTACAAGAGCTTCGTTCGAAGTTAGGTATTCAGGAAGGCGAGAAAATGCTGCTGAGCCTTTCGCGTATTTCTTATGAGAAGAATATCCAAGCAGTCTTAGCTGCCTTTGCTGAGGTATTGAAAGAAGAAGACAAGGTGAAGTTGGTTGTTGCTGGAGACGGACCTTATCTGGACAGTCTGAAAGAACAAGCAGAGAAATTAAACATACAAAAACATGTGATTTTTACAGGTATGATTGCTCCGAGTGAGACAGCCTTGTACTATAAAGCAGCTGATTTCTTTATTTCAGCCTCTACGAGTGAAACTCAGGGTTTAACCTATCTAGAAAGTCTAGCCAGTGGAACGCCTGTTATTGCTCATGGCAATCCCTATCTTGAAAATCTGATCAATGATAAAATGTTTGGGACCCTCTACTATGGAGAACGAGAGCTTGCGGGCGCTATCCTTGAAGCATTGATCGCTACTCCTGATATGTCTGAACAAAAGTTGGCTGATAAGTTGTACGAGATTTCGGCTGAAAATTTTGGGAAACGAGTTCATGAGTTTTACCTTGATGCCATTATCTCAAATAACTTTGAACATGAGCTACATGATGGACAACCTGTCACTCAGCGCTTCTTAAAAACGATTCTCTATCTACCTCAACAAGCTGTTACAAGCCCAGTAAAAGAATCCAAGCGTATTTTAAGAGCGTCTCGAAAACAATTGTCTAGCATCAGAGATTATTGGAGAGACGAATTCAAATAA
- the rpoD gene encoding RNA polymerase sigma factor RpoD, producing MATKQKEVTTFDVQVADFIRNHKKTGTATDDEINSSLVIPFTLDADGIEDLLQRIQDAGISITDNEGNPSARVLSTEEEPELSDEDLIGSTSAKVNDPVRMYLKEIGVVPLLTNEEEKELALAVEAGDIEAKQRLAEANLRLVVSIAKRYVGRGMQFLDLIQEGNMGLMKAVDKFDYSKGFKFSTYATWWIRQAITRAIADQARTIRIPVHMVETINKLVREQRNLLQELGQDPTPEQIAERMDMTPDKVREILKIAQEPVSLETPIGEEDDSHLGDFIEDEVIENPVDYTTRIVLREQLDEVLDTLTDREENVLRLRFGLDDGKMRTLEDVGKVFNVTRERIRQIEAKALRKLRQPSRSKPLRDFIED from the coding sequence ATGGCAACAAAACAAAAAGAAGTAACCACATTTGATGTGCAAGTAGCAGACTTTATCCGTAACCACAAAAAAACAGGAACAGCAACAGATGACGAAATCAATTCAAGTCTGGTTATTCCTTTTACCCTAGATGCAGACGGCATTGAAGACCTTTTGCAACGGATTCAGGATGCTGGCATTTCTATTACGGATAACGAAGGGAATCCAAGTGCACGTGTCCTTAGTACAGAAGAAGAGCCTGAACTCAGTGATGAGGATTTGATTGGCTCAACCTCTGCTAAGGTTAATGACCCTGTCCGTATGTATTTGAAGGAAATTGGGGTCGTTCCTCTCTTGACCAACGAAGAAGAAAAAGAATTGGCTTTAGCTGTTGAAGCTGGTGATATCGAAGCCAAACAACGTCTTGCAGAAGCCAATCTTCGTTTGGTGGTTTCGATCGCGAAGCGCTACGTAGGTCGTGGCATGCAGTTTCTTGATTTGATTCAAGAAGGAAATATGGGCTTGATGAAGGCTGTTGACAAATTTGACTATTCAAAAGGCTTTAAGTTTTCTACTTATGCAACTTGGTGGATTCGTCAGGCGATCACTCGTGCCATTGCTGACCAAGCCCGCACCATTCGTATCCCTGTCCACATGGTAGAAACCATTAACAAGCTTGTCCGTGAACAGCGTAATCTCCTTCAAGAATTGGGACAAGATCCAACTCCTGAACAAATCGCTGAGCGTATGGATATGACTCCTGACAAGGTCCGTGAAATCTTGAAAATCGCTCAAGAACCAGTATCACTTGAAACACCGATTGGTGAAGAGGACGATAGCCATCTTGGGGACTTTATTGAAGACGAAGTGATTGAAAATCCAGTAGACTACACAACTCGTATCGTTTTGCGTGAGCAGTTGGATGAAGTCTTGGATACTCTCACAGACCGTGAAGAAAACGTTCTGCGCCTTCGTTTCGGGCTGGACGATGGGAAAATGCGTACCCTTGAAGATGTTGGTAAAGTCTTTAACGTAACTCGTGAACGTATCCGTCAGATCGAAGCCAAGGCTTTGAGAAAACTACGTCAACCAAGTCGCAGCAAACCGCTTCGTGATTTTATTGAAGACTAA
- the trpX gene encoding tryptophan ABC transporter substrate-binding protein, with protein sequence MKNKRLIGIVAGLAVLVVASLIYSSMNKPATKEEQKVAKVGVLQFVSHPSLDLIYQGIQDGLAEEGYKGDQVKIDFMNSEGDQSKVATMSKQLVANGNDVVVGIATPAAQGLASATKDLPVIMAAITDPIGANLVKDLKKPGGNITGVSDHNPAEQQVELIKTLTPNVKTIGALYSSSEDNSKTQVEEFKAYAEKAGLTVETFAVPSTNEIASTVNVMTSKVDAIWVPIDNTIASAFSTVVSSNQTAKKPIYPSATAMVEAGGLASVVVDQHDLGVATGKMIAKVLKGEKPADTPVNVFSTGKSVINKKLAQELGITIPESVLKEAGQVIE encoded by the coding sequence ATGAAAAATAAACGTTTGATTGGAATTGTCGCTGGATTAGCAGTATTGGTGGTGGCTAGCTTGATTTATTCATCAATGAACAAGCCAGCAACTAAGGAAGAGCAAAAGGTCGCTAAGGTTGGTGTCCTTCAATTTGTTAGTCATCCATCCTTGGACTTGATTTACCAAGGGATTCAAGATGGACTAGCTGAAGAAGGATATAAGGGCGACCAAGTAAAAATCGACTTTATGAACTCTGAAGGTGATCAGAGCAAGGTTGCAACCATGAGTAAACAATTGGTAGCAAATGGAAACGATGTTGTTGTTGGGATCGCGACACCAGCTGCTCAAGGACTTGCTAGTGCTACAAAAGACCTACCTGTTATCATGGCTGCTATTACAGACCCAATCGGTGCTAACTTGGTTAAAGATTTGAAAAAACCAGGTGGCAACATTACAGGGGTGTCAGACCACAACCCAGCTGAACAGCAAGTGGAATTGATTAAAACTTTGACACCAAATGTCAAAACAATCGGTGCTCTTTACTCAAGTAGCGAAGATAACTCAAAAACACAGGTAGAAGAATTCAAGGCTTATGCTGAAAAAGCAGGTTTGACAGTCGAAACCTTTGCCGTTCCTTCGACTAACGAAATTGCTTCAACAGTCAATGTTATGACAAGCAAGGTCGATGCAATTTGGGTTCCAATTGACAACACCATCGCATCCGCATTCTCAACAGTTGTTTCAAGCAACCAAACTGCTAAAAAGCCAATCTACCCAAGTGCTACTGCCATGGTAGAAGCAGGTGGATTAGCATCTGTAGTAGTTGACCAACACGATCTTGGAGTGGCTACTGGTAAGATGATTGCCAAAGTTTTGAAAGGTGAAAAACCAGCTGATACGCCAGTTAATGTCTTTTCAACTGGTAAGTCAGTGATTAATAAAAAACTAGCGCAGGAACTTGGTATCACCATTCCTGAGTCCGTTCTAAAAGAAGCAGGACAAGTGATTGAATAA
- a CDS encoding metal-sulfur cluster assembly factor, translating to MAYTEEQIETIKTRILNALEEVIDPELGIDIVNLGLIYEIRFDGETGHTEIDMTLTTMGCPLADLLTDQIHDAMTDVPEVTNTEVKLVWYPAWTVEKMSRYARIALGIK from the coding sequence ATGGCTTATACAGAAGAGCAAATCGAAACGATCAAAACACGCATTTTAAATGCTTTGGAAGAAGTCATCGACCCTGAGTTGGGGATTGATATTGTCAACCTAGGTTTGATTTATGAAATTCGTTTTGATGGTGAAACAGGTCACACTGAAATTGATATGACCTTGACAACTATGGGCTGCCCACTGGCTGACCTTTTGACAGACCAGATACATGATGCGATGACAGATGTGCCTGAGGTAACTAATACCGAAGTTAAATTGGTCTGGTATCCAGCTTGGACGGTTGAAAAAATGAGTCGATACGCGCGTATCGCCCTAGGAATTAAATAA
- the ppc gene encoding phosphoenolpyruvate carboxylase, giving the protein MSLQKLENYSNKAVVQEEVLILTELLEDITKNMLAPETFEKIIQLKELSTSENYQGLNDLVTSLSNEEMIYISRYFSILPLLINISEDVDLAYEINHQNNVDQDYLGKLSTTIKMVAEKENAAEILEKLNVVPVLTAHPTQVQRKSMLDLTNHIHTLLRKYRDVKLGLINKEKWHTDLRRYIEIIMQTDMIREKKLKVTNEITNVMEYYQSSFLNAVPRLTAEYKKLAKEQGIELEHPKPITMGMWIGGDRDGNPFVTAETLNKSALTQCEVIMNYYDEKIYNLYREFSLSTSIVNVSDKVREMALKSQDNSIYREKELYRRALFDIQAKMQATKAYLIEDKDLQPRYATADEFYQDLLAIRDSLLENKGEYLISGEFVELMQAVEIFGFYLASIDMRQDSSVHEACVAELLASAGINDHYSDLSEDEKCALLLKELEEDPRILSATHAEKSELLEKELSIFKAARKLKDKLGENVIRQTIISHATSVSDMLELAIMLKEVGLVDAQKARVQIVPLFETIEDLDHSEETMRRYFSLPLAKKWIASKDNYQEIMLGYSDSNKDGGYLSSCWTLYKAQQQLTAIGDEFGVKVTFFHGRGGTVGRGGGPTYEAITSQPLKSIKDRIRLTEQGEVIGNKYGNKDAAYYNLEMLVSAAINRMITKKKSDTNTSNRYEAIMDQVVDRSYDIYRDLVFGNEHFYDYFFESSPIKAISSFNIGSRPAARKTITEIGGLRAIPWVFSWSQSRVMFPGWYGVGSSFKEFIDQDPKNIEFLRDMYQNWPFFQSLLSNVDMVLSKSNMNIAFEYAKLCEDEEVQAIYYTILDEWQLTKDVILAIEGYDELLAENSYLKDSLNYRMPYFNILNYIQLELIKRQRRGELSADEEKLIHTTINGIATGLRNSG; this is encoded by the coding sequence TCTCAATCCTTCCACTTTTGATTAATATCTCTGAGGATGTGGATTTGGCCTATGAAATCAATCACCAAAACAATGTGGACCAAGACTATCTAGGAAAACTATCTACAACGATTAAGATGGTAGCTGAAAAAGAAAATGCAGCCGAAATTTTAGAAAAGTTAAATGTCGTTCCTGTCTTGACCGCTCATCCAACGCAAGTACAACGCAAGAGTATGCTGGACTTGACCAACCATATCCATACGCTTTTGCGCAAGTACCGTGATGTCAAACTTGGTTTGATTAATAAAGAAAAATGGCACACGGATCTCCGTCGTTACATTGAAATTATCATGCAGACGGACATGATTCGTGAGAAAAAATTGAAAGTAACCAACGAAATCACCAACGTGATGGAGTACTACCAAAGTTCTTTCCTGAATGCTGTTCCGCGTTTGACAGCTGAGTATAAAAAATTGGCTAAAGAACAAGGTATCGAGCTTGAGCATCCAAAACCAATTACCATGGGGATGTGGATTGGAGGAGACCGTGATGGAAATCCTTTCGTAACAGCGGAAACCCTCAATAAATCAGCCTTGACTCAGTGCGAAGTCATCATGAACTACTATGATGAAAAGATTTATAATCTTTATCGTGAATTTTCACTTTCAACCAGTATCGTGAATGTCAGCGACAAGGTTCGTGAGATGGCGCTGAAGTCACAAGATAACTCCATTTATCGCGAAAAAGAACTCTATCGTCGTGCCCTCTTTGACATCCAAGCTAAGATGCAGGCTACCAAGGCTTATCTCATAGAAGACAAGGATCTTCAGCCAAGATATGCCACTGCAGATGAATTCTATCAAGATTTGTTGGCCATTCGCGATTCTCTCCTTGAAAACAAAGGGGAATACCTGATTTCTGGAGAATTTGTCGAGTTGATGCAAGCTGTCGAAATCTTTGGTTTCTATCTTGCTTCTATTGATATGCGCCAAGATTCTAGTGTTCATGAAGCTTGTGTGGCAGAATTGTTAGCATCCGCAGGAATCAACGACCACTATAGCGATCTGTCTGAAGACGAAAAATGTGCCCTCCTCTTAAAAGAGTTGGAAGAAGATCCTCGTATCCTCTCAGCGACTCATGCTGAAAAGTCAGAACTGCTTGAAAAAGAACTCTCTATCTTTAAAGCTGCGCGCAAGTTGAAGGATAAACTGGGTGAAAATGTTATTCGTCAAACCATCATTTCTCACGCAACCAGTGTATCCGATATGCTTGAACTAGCCATTATGCTTAAGGAAGTCGGCTTGGTAGATGCCCAAAAAGCCCGCGTTCAGATTGTTCCCTTGTTTGAAACGATTGAGGACTTGGATCACTCAGAAGAAACCATGAGAAGATATTTCTCTCTACCTTTGGCTAAAAAATGGATTGCTTCAAAAGACAACTACCAAGAAATCATGCTTGGCTACTCTGATAGTAACAAAGACGGTGGTTACCTGTCATCATGTTGGACTCTCTATAAAGCTCAACAACAACTGACTGCTATTGGGGATGAATTTGGCGTTAAGGTTACTTTCTTCCATGGTCGTGGTGGTACTGTGGGTCGTGGTGGTGGACCAACTTATGAAGCCATCACATCTCAACCACTCAAGTCTATTAAGGACCGTATCCGTCTGACTGAGCAAGGAGAAGTCATTGGAAATAAATACGGTAACAAAGATGCAGCCTACTATAACCTTGAAATGCTGGTTTCTGCTGCCATTAACCGTATGATTACAAAGAAGAAGAGTGATACCAATACGTCAAATCGTTACGAAGCCATCATGGACCAAGTAGTAGACCGTAGTTATGATATCTACCGTGATTTGGTCTTTGGAAATGAACATTTCTATGACTATTTCTTTGAATCAAGTCCAATCAAGGCTATTTCAAGCTTCAATATCGGTTCGCGTCCAGCAGCTCGTAAGACCATCACTGAAATCGGCGGTTTGCGTGCTATCCCTTGGGTTTTCTCATGGTCACAAAGCCGTGTCATGTTCCCTGGCTGGTACGGAGTGGGATCAAGCTTTAAAGAGTTTATTGATCAAGATCCAAAGAATATCGAGTTCCTTCGTGATATGTACCAAAACTGGCCTTTCTTCCAATCTCTTCTTTCCAATGTGGACATGGTCTTGTCTAAGTCTAATATGAATATTGCTTTTGAATATGCCAAGCTCTGTGAAGACGAAGAAGTACAAGCTATCTACTACACTATTTTAGATGAATGGCAGTTGACTAAGGACGTTATTTTAGCTATCGAAGGTTATGACGAACTCTTGGCAGAAAACTCTTACCTAAAAGACAGTCTAAACTATCGTATGCCTTACTTTAATATCCTTAACTACATCCAGTTGGAGTTGATCAAACGTCAACGTCGCGGAGAATTGTCGGCAGACGAAGAAAAACTGATCCATACAACTATCAACGGAATTGCAACTGGTTTGCGTAATTCAGGCTGA
- a CDS encoding ABC transporter permease produces the protein MIVSIISQGMVWAILGLGIFMTFRILNFPDMTTEGSFPLGGAVAVTLITQGVNPFLATLAAVGAGCLAGMATGLLYTKGKIPTLLSGILVMTSCHSIMLMIMGRANLGLLGTKQIQDVLPFDSDLNQLLTGLIFVALVIGLMLFFLDTKLGQAYIATGDNPDMARSFGINTGRMELMGLVLSNGIIALAGALIAQQEGYADVSRGIGVIVVGLASLIIGEVLFKSLTLAERLMTIVVGSIAYQFLVWGVIALGFNTSYLRLYSALILAVCLMIPTFKSKYLKGVKFSK, from the coding sequence ATGATAGTATCCATTATTTCTCAGGGGATGGTCTGGGCGATTTTAGGTTTGGGAATCTTTATGACTTTTCGAATTTTGAATTTCCCTGATATGACTACTGAGGGCTCTTTTCCTCTTGGGGGAGCAGTAGCTGTAACCTTGATAACACAGGGAGTCAATCCATTCTTAGCGACCTTAGCTGCAGTAGGAGCGGGCTGTTTAGCTGGTATGGCGACGGGACTCTTATATACAAAAGGAAAAATCCCAACTCTCTTATCAGGGATTTTAGTCATGACTTCCTGCCATTCCATCATGCTCATGATTATGGGACGTGCCAACTTGGGGCTTCTTGGGACCAAGCAAATTCAAGATGTCTTGCCTTTTGATTCGGATCTCAATCAACTCCTGACTGGATTAATCTTTGTAGCTCTTGTAATTGGTCTCATGCTCTTTTTCCTTGATACCAAACTAGGTCAGGCCTACATCGCTACAGGTGACAATCCCGATATGGCTCGTAGCTTTGGTATCAATACGGGTCGTATGGAACTCATGGGCTTGGTTCTCTCAAATGGGATTATCGCGCTTGCAGGAGCCTTAATTGCTCAACAAGAAGGATATGCAGATGTTTCTCGAGGAATCGGCGTGATTGTCGTAGGGCTTGCTAGCTTGATTATTGGTGAGGTTTTGTTCAAGAGTTTGACCCTGGCAGAGCGACTCATGACCATCGTTGTAGGGTCTATTGCTTATCAATTCCTCGTTTGGGGAGTGATTGCTCTTGGGTTTAATACAAGTTATCTTCGTTTGTACAGCGCCTTGATTTTGGCAGTTTGTCTCATGATTCCAACCTTCAAAAGCAAATACCTGAAAGGAGTCAAGTTTAGCAAATGA
- the dnaG gene encoding DNA primase codes for MVDKQVIEEIKNNANIVEVIGDVISLQKAGRNYLGLCPFHGEKTPSFNVVEDKQFYHCFGCGRSGDVFKFIEEYQGVSFMEAVQLLGERVGIQLAMPVQSRPHQASPHQALYDMHEEAARFYHAILMTTKMGEEARAYLYKRGLTDDVLKHFQIGLAPAERTYLYQRLADKFEEKDLLDSGLFYLSDGNQFYDTFFGRIIFPLTNDKGQVIAFSGRIWQETDNQTAKYKNSRSTAIFNKSYELYHLDKAKKGTGKITELYLMEGFMDVIAAYRAGIENAVASMGTALSKEHVDHLKRFTKKIVLSYDGDKAGQAATAKALEELKDFSVEVVRVPDAMDPDEYLQKNSAEDLAYLLTKTRISPIEFYIHQLKPENSDNLQAQIEFIEKIAPLIAKEKSITAQNSYIHILADNLPSFDYQQVEQIVNESRIVQRQERVKEEQPPAAISLPVTRQLTAVMRAEAHLLYRMAENPVVLNDYRLREDFFFDTPEFQILYELLSAEGEIGSEELSHQTPEVENAWYHVLSLDLPAEMLPQELVEVEATRNRALLSKDNLRIKKKVQEASHVGDTDTALEELQRLISQKRRME; via the coding sequence ATGGTTGACAAGCAAGTCATTGAAGAAATCAAAAACAATGCCAACATTGTGGAAGTCATAGGTGATGTGATTTCTTTACAAAAGGCTGGACGGAACTATTTAGGGCTCTGTCCTTTTCATGGTGAAAAGACCCCCTCTTTCAACGTTGTGGAAGACAAGCAGTTTTATCACTGTTTTGGCTGTGGTCGTTCAGGAGATGTCTTTAAGTTTATCGAAGAATACCAAGGCGTGTCCTTTATGGAAGCCGTTCAGCTCTTAGGAGAGCGAGTTGGTATTCAACTAGCCATGCCTGTACAGTCTCGTCCTCATCAGGCTTCCCCTCATCAAGCTCTATATGATATGCATGAAGAAGCTGCTCGTTTTTACCATGCAATCCTCATGACGACCAAGATGGGAGAAGAAGCAAGGGCTTATCTCTACAAACGCGGATTGACAGATGATGTTCTGAAGCATTTCCAGATTGGACTGGCTCCAGCAGAGAGAACCTATCTCTATCAACGTTTGGCTGACAAGTTCGAGGAAAAGGATTTATTGGATTCGGGCTTGTTTTATCTGTCAGATGGCAATCAGTTTTATGATACTTTTTTTGGACGTATCATCTTTCCTTTGACCAATGACAAGGGGCAGGTCATTGCCTTTTCAGGTCGTATTTGGCAAGAAACAGATAATCAGACTGCCAAGTATAAAAATAGCCGTTCGACTGCAATTTTTAATAAGAGTTATGAATTGTATCATTTGGACAAGGCAAAAAAGGGAACAGGTAAGATCACAGAGCTCTATCTGATGGAAGGCTTCATGGATGTGATTGCAGCCTACCGTGCTGGCATAGAAAATGCTGTGGCTTCCATGGGAACAGCCTTAAGCAAGGAGCATGTTGACCACCTCAAACGTTTTACCAAAAAAATTGTTCTCAGCTATGATGGCGACAAGGCAGGGCAGGCAGCAACAGCCAAAGCTCTGGAAGAATTAAAAGATTTCTCAGTGGAAGTTGTCCGAGTACCTGATGCCATGGACCCAGATGAGTATTTGCAAAAGAATTCTGCTGAAGACCTGGCTTACCTTTTAACCAAGACTCGGATTAGTCCCATAGAGTTCTATATTCACCAGCTCAAGCCGGAAAATAGTGATAACTTACAGGCGCAAATCGAGTTCATTGAAAAGATTGCCCCCCTAATCGCCAAAGAAAAGTCTATCACTGCCCAGAATTCTTATATCCACATTCTGGCGGATAATCTACCTTCTTTTGATTACCAGCAGGTGGAGCAGATTGTAAATGAAAGTCGCATTGTTCAAAGGCAGGAAAGAGTCAAAGAGGAGCAACCTCCAGCAGCGATTAGTTTACCTGTAACGCGGCAACTGACAGCAGTCATGAGAGCAGAGGCTCATCTCCTCTATAGGATGGCTGAGAATCCAGTTGTTCTAAATGACTACCGATTAAGAGAAGATTTTTTCTTTGATACCCCAGAATTTCAAATTCTTTACGAATTATTAAGTGCAGAGGGAGAAATCGGTTCAGAGGAACTGTCTCATCAGACGCCTGAGGTTGAAAATGCTTGGTACCACGTGCTTAGTCTGGATTTGCCAGCTGAGATGTTGCCTCAAGAGCTAGTGGAAGTCGAAGCGACTCGAAATCGTGCCCTCCTCAGCAAGGACAACTTAAGAATTAAAAAGAAAGTGCAGGAAGCTAGCCATGTAGGAGATACAGACACAGCCTTGGAAGAATTGCAACGATTGATTTCCCAAAAGAGAAGAATGGAGTAA
- a CDS encoding glycosyltransferase family 4 protein, translating into MENEKLRINMLSSSEKVAGQGVSGAYRELVSLLHRDAKDQLIVTENLPVEADVTHFHTIDFPYYLSTFQKKRSGRKIGYVHFLPDTLEGSLKIPFFLKGIVKRYVFSFYNRMEHLVVVNPMFIEDLVAAGIPREKVTYIPNFVNKEKWHPLPAEQVAQLRKEMDLAEDQFVVIGAGQVQKRKGVDDFIRLAEELPEITFIWAGGFSFGGMTDGYERYKKIMDNPPENLIFPGIVSPERMRELYAMADLFLLPSYNELFPMTILEAASCEAPIMLRDLDLYKVILDGNYRATSDVSEMREAILEYKNDPEALKDLKEKAREISKEYSEEHLLEIWLKFYREQAALGKK; encoded by the coding sequence ATGGAAAACGAAAAATTGCGTATTAATATGCTAAGTTCAAGTGAAAAAGTAGCTGGTCAAGGAGTGTCAGGAGCTTATAGAGAATTGGTTAGTCTCCTTCACCGTGATGCCAAAGACCAGTTGATTGTTACAGAGAATCTTCCTGTAGAAGCGGATGTAACTCACTTTCATACCATTGATTTCCCCTATTATTTATCTACTTTCCAAAAGAAACGCTCTGGGAGAAAAATTGGCTATGTGCATTTTTTGCCTGATACGCTTGAGGGGAGTTTGAAGATTCCATTTTTCCTAAAAGGAATTGTCAAACGTTATGTTTTTTCCTTTTACAACCGAATGGAACACTTAGTGGTGGTCAATCCCATGTTTATCGAGGATTTAGTGGCTGCTGGTATTCCGCGTGAAAAAGTAACTTATATTCCAAATTTTGTAAACAAAGAAAAATGGCATCCATTACCAGCTGAACAGGTTGCACAACTCCGGAAGGAAATGGATCTTGCGGAAGATCAGTTTGTCGTTATCGGTGCGGGTCAAGTTCAGAAACGTAAAGGGGTTGATGATTTTATCCGTCTTGCTGAGGAGTTGCCAGAAATTACCTTTATCTGGGCAGGTGGTTTTTCATTTGGTGGGATGACAGATGGTTATGAACGCTACAAGAAGATAATGGACAATCCACCTGAAAATCTTATTTTCCCTGGAATTGTGTCACCCGAACGGATGCGGGAACTTTACGCTATGGCGGATCTGTTCTTGCTACCAAGTTACAATGAATTATTCCCTATGACCATCTTAGAGGCCGCTAGTTGCGAGGCTCCTATTATGTTAAGAGATTTGGATCTGTATAAGGTTATTCTTGATGGGAATTATCGTGCTACAAGTGATGTTTCCGAGATGAGAGAAGCAATCCTAGAATACAAGAATGACCCTGAAGCTTTAAAGGACTTGAAAGAAAAAGCTCGTGAGATCTCCAAAGAGTACTCTGAGGAGCATTTGTTGGAAATCTGGTTAAAATTTTATCGAGAACAGGCTGCTTTGGGCAAAAAGTGA